The region CGCGGGAGGTGTATCTTATTGAAGAGCCTATGGCCGCCGCGATCGGCGTTGGTCTGCCCATTACCGAGCCGAGCGGCAACATGATCGTCGACATCGGAGGAGGCACCACCGAAGTGGCCGTCATCAGCCTCGCCGGCATTGTCTACTGCAACTCCGTGCGCATTGCCGGCGACAAGATCGAAGAGGCGATCGTTCAGTACGTCAAGCGGAGGTACAACCTCCTCATCGGCGAGAGGACTGCGGAGAACATCAAGATCACCATCGGTTCGGCATACCCGAACCTCGACGGCGAAGAGACGACAATGGAGATCAAGGGAAGGGATCTTATCGCCGGGATACCAAAAGCCCTGGAGATCTCATCAAGGGAGATTCGGGAGGCCATAGCCGAACCCGTCAATGCCATCATAGAAACCATACGGATCGCCCTTGAGCAGACACCGCCGGAACTTGCTGCGGACATCGTTGATAAAGGCATTGTTATCAGCGGCGGAGGGGCGCTCCTTAGGAACCTTGACCTTCTCATCAAGGAAGTGACCCGCCTTCCTGTCATCATCGCGGACAATCCCCTGACCGCGGTTGCCGAAGGGACAGGAAAAGCCCTTGACGAGGTAAATCTCCTGAAAGTGATCACGAGTGAGTCGTGAAGCATGAAATTGATCTTATGAATCCTGGAGGGGAACACCGATGCACATATGGCCTGATTGCTACCCCTGCATCACGAAGATGTTCACGAAGGTTGCAGACATCGCCCTTAACGACGAGCAAAAAATACGGTCATTCGCTGACGCCATTGAAAGAAAAAAACCGGTGTCTCCACAAGACTTCAGAATCACTTCACCTGAGATCATAAGCCGCCTGTGGATCATATTCAGCGAGATGTCGGGGATTGATGACCCCCTGAAAGAAGTAAAAAAGAGACAGAACGATATAGCGCTTCAGCTCTATCCTTTGGTCAAAGAGTCCCTTCTGAAAGACCAGGACCCCCTGTCGTCGGCTGTTAAATTCTCGATCACAGGGAATGCAATCGACATAATGACGATCGCGGCGGAACAGCCGGTGGAAGAGATCATAAAAAAACTGGAAGG is a window of Syntrophorhabdaceae bacterium DNA encoding:
- a CDS encoding rod shape-determining protein encodes the protein MFGALFGFISKDLGIDLGTSNTLVYAKNKGIVSNEPSVVAVYKDSRGAKKVIAVGEEAKKMLGKTPGNIVATHPLKDGAIADFEITEAMLKYFIQKIHNKKSYARPRIVISVPSAITPIEKRAVRESAETAGAREVYLIEEPMAAAIGVGLPITEPSGNMIVDIGGGTTEVAVISLAGIVYCNSVRIAGDKIEEAIVQYVKRRYNLLIGERTAENIKITIGSAYPNLDGEETTMEIKGRDLIAGIPKALEISSREIREAIAEPVNAIIETIRIALEQTPPELAADIVDKGIVISGGGALLRNLDLLIKEVTRLPVIIADNPLTAVAEGTGKALDEVNLLKVITSES
- a CDS encoding ARMT1-like domain-containing protein, whose protein sequence is MHIWPDCYPCITKMFTKVADIALNDEQKIRSFADAIERKKPVSPQDFRITSPEIISRLWIIFSEMSGIDDPLKEVKKRQNDIALQLYPLVKESLLKDQDPLSSAVKFSITGNAIDIMTIAAEQPVEEIIKKLEGFMLDPASAEQLKERLRNAKRIVFLGDNCGEIVFDKILIETIRGYYGSDVIFIARTLKEQ